In Luteitalea sp. TBR-22, one genomic interval encodes:
- the moeB gene encoding molybdopterin-synthase adenylyltransferase MoeB — protein sequence MSQTVHIPTPLRQYTDKLDAVQVSGATVAEALAQLTTTYPELKKHLYNEQGKLRHFVNIYVNDEDIRYLQKEQTPLGAADTISIIPSVAGGSPAVDELPALEQEEVARYSRHLILPEVGMEGQRKLKAASVLCVGAGGLGSPVLLYLAAAGIGRIGIVDFDVVDLSNLQRQVLHGTADIGRKKLDSARDAVKAINPHVQVDLHEVALSSQNALELFKPYDIIIDGTDNFPTRYLVNDACVLLGKPNAYGSIFRFEGQASVFATKGGPCYRCLYPEPPPPGLVPSCAEGGVLGVLPGIIGVIQATEAIKVILGAGEPLIGRFLIYDALKMKFRELKLRRDPECPVCGDNPTVKALIDYEQFCGLKPAAGAPASAAPAAVPAIEVEELKRRIDAGDDILVLDVREPHEVDIVRIEGTTVIPLGELPRRLDELDRTKDLLVHCKVGGRSAKAVALLREQGFDRAVNVAGGILAWVERIEPHKPKY from the coding sequence GTGTCCCAGACCGTCCACATCCCGACGCCCCTTCGCCAATACACCGACAAGCTCGATGCGGTGCAGGTGAGCGGCGCGACCGTCGCCGAGGCGCTCGCGCAGTTGACGACGACGTACCCGGAGTTGAAGAAGCACCTGTACAACGAGCAGGGCAAGCTCCGGCACTTCGTGAACATCTACGTCAACGACGAGGACATCCGGTACCTGCAGAAGGAGCAGACGCCGCTCGGGGCGGCCGACACGATCAGCATCATCCCGTCGGTGGCTGGCGGGAGCCCGGCGGTGGACGAGTTGCCGGCGCTGGAGCAGGAGGAAGTGGCGCGCTACTCGCGGCACCTGATCCTGCCCGAGGTCGGCATGGAGGGGCAGCGCAAGCTGAAGGCGGCCAGTGTGCTGTGCGTCGGCGCGGGCGGCCTGGGATCACCCGTCCTGCTGTACCTGGCCGCGGCCGGCATCGGCCGCATCGGCATCGTCGACTTCGACGTGGTGGACCTGAGCAACCTGCAGCGGCAGGTGCTGCACGGCACGGCCGACATCGGCCGCAAGAAGCTGGACTCGGCCCGCGACGCGGTGAAGGCCATCAACCCGCACGTGCAGGTGGACCTCCACGAGGTGGCGCTGTCGTCGCAGAACGCGCTGGAGCTGTTCAAGCCGTACGACATCATCATCGACGGCACCGACAACTTCCCGACGCGCTACCTGGTCAACGATGCGTGCGTGCTGCTGGGCAAGCCGAACGCCTACGGGAGCATCTTCCGCTTCGAGGGGCAGGCGTCGGTGTTCGCCACCAAGGGCGGGCCGTGCTATCGCTGCCTGTACCCGGAACCGCCGCCCCCGGGGCTCGTCCCCAGCTGCGCGGAAGGTGGCGTGCTCGGCGTGCTGCCCGGCATCATCGGCGTCATCCAGGCCACCGAGGCCATCAAGGTGATCCTCGGCGCGGGCGAGCCGCTGATCGGCCGGTTCCTCATCTACGACGCGCTCAAGATGAAGTTCCGTGAGCTGAAGCTGCGGCGCGACCCGGAGTGCCCGGTGTGCGGCGACAACCCCACCGTGAAGGCGCTGATCGACTACGAGCAGTTCTGCGGGCTGAAGCCGGCGGCGGGCGCCCCCGCGTCGGCGGCACCGGCGGCCGTGCCGGCCATCGAGGTCGAGGAACTCAAGCGCCGCATCGACGCTGGTGACGACATCCTCGTGCTCGACGTGCGCGAGCCGCACGAAGTGGACATCGTGCGAATCGAAGGCACGACGGTGATCCCGCTCGGTGAACTGCCGCGTCGGCTCGATGAACTCGACCGTACGAAGGATCTGCTGGTGCACTGCAAGGTCGGCGGCCGCAGCGCGAAGGCGGTGGCGCTGCTGCGCGAGCAGGGCTTCGATCGTGCCGTGAACGTTGCGGGCGGCATCCTGGCCTGGGTCGAGCGCATCGAGCCGCACAAGCCGAAGTACTGA